The Streptomyces sp. NBC_00162 genome window below encodes:
- a CDS encoding PAAR domain-containing protein — protein sequence MPAAARTGDPTNHGGRIATPPPGAAAAVATVLIGGQPAAVVGSLHVCPVPPHAATGPANVILPNPAGLAAGAVLIGGLPAARARDQTACGAMVLTGAMNVLIGGV from the coding sequence ATGCCAGCCGCAGCCCGTACCGGCGACCCCACCAACCACGGTGGCCGGATCGCCACGCCGCCGCCCGGCGCCGCCGCGGCGGTGGCGACGGTGCTGATCGGCGGGCAGCCCGCCGCCGTCGTGGGCAGCCTGCACGTCTGCCCGGTCCCGCCGCACGCGGCGACGGGCCCGGCCAACGTGATCCTGCCCAATCCGGCCGGCCTCGCCGCGGGCGCGGTGCTCATCGGCGGACTGCCCGCCGCCCGGGCCCGCGACCAGACCGCGTGCGGCGCGATGGTCCTGACCGGCGCCATGAACGTCCTGATCGGGGGCGTGTGA
- a CDS encoding DUF4255 domain-containing protein, which produces MIHEVDEGLRRLLAESGLEASGVEVVFDAPTRDWAARRSAPTVCVFLYDIREDHTRRGSGAGEVYDEDGFVVARRTPPRWFELTYLVTAWASRPQDEHRLLSQVLACLVSTDTLPPRLLGGTLAELGLLVDVDAGGTGMDAPAASDVWSALGGELKPSLGLRVKAPLAGISRGTAPPVTEGLVVRSVPQAEPDETENARRLRYVELSEPGREGFGGSRERPKAPARRRRGERQP; this is translated from the coding sequence GTGATCCACGAGGTCGACGAGGGGCTGCGCCGGCTGCTGGCGGAGTCCGGTCTGGAGGCGTCGGGCGTCGAGGTGGTGTTCGACGCGCCGACGCGTGACTGGGCGGCGCGCCGCAGCGCGCCCACGGTCTGCGTGTTCCTGTACGACATCCGCGAGGACCACACCCGGCGCGGCAGCGGCGCGGGCGAGGTGTACGACGAGGACGGGTTCGTCGTCGCGCGCCGCACCCCGCCCCGCTGGTTCGAGCTGACGTACCTGGTCACCGCGTGGGCGAGCAGACCACAGGACGAGCACCGGCTGCTCTCGCAGGTGCTGGCCTGCCTCGTGTCCACCGACACGCTGCCCCCGCGCCTGCTGGGTGGCACGCTCGCCGAACTCGGCCTGCTGGTGGACGTGGACGCGGGGGGCACCGGGATGGACGCACCGGCCGCCTCCGACGTGTGGTCGGCGCTGGGCGGCGAGCTGAAGCCGTCGCTGGGGCTGCGTGTGAAGGCACCGCTGGCCGGCATCAGCAGGGGCACGGCCCCGCCGGTCACCGAGGGGCTCGTCGTACGCTCCGTGCCGCAGGCCGAACCGGACGAGACCGAGAACGCGCGGCGCCTGCGCTACGTCGAACTGAGCGAGCCGGGACGGGAAGGCTTCGGCGGCTCCCGCGAGCGGCCGAAGGCTCCCGCGCGCCGCCGGCGAGGAGAACGGCAGCCGTGA
- a CDS encoding VgrG-related protein gives MSGSEPGGRSFAADPIVEAPGELPQIWAAQLVSCVVDENVGLPDTALLTYRDPDHEFLRATGITIGSPLRVSVMTVKGQARERLFNGEVTALEIDRDRTGSFTVVRAYSKAHRLQRGRKVVAYRNMTAAAIVRKVAAGAGLAVGKVEAAPVTYKQLSQANVSDWDFLQFLAGESGAQVRVDDKGLLQFTKPVKASGAPAPSTSSTRNPMVLEYGRNLLALRASLSAADGASKVQVRGWDVTTKRPLVAEQPSVVSDTVVPGLSPQFAARFGKSAVAVTDTPYRTQAETTAVAKAAADQVSAGFGELEAVAEGNPMLRAGKPVALGNVGQAFSGRYTATAVQHVLEPHGGYRTTVWVSASPDRSLTGLVTGANAPGRGPRIPGLAIGVVTDVREPNGSQRGAVRLKFPWLDDTYVTDWVRTVQWGGKGGGGVVSPEVNDEVLVGFEQGLLDSPYVIGGLYNGVDQPSPHDVPLIDKTSGKVNRRSVVSRSGHRVELLDAAAPGPSGLRLVTGDERLEVRMDDRRDRIELTVYAGRNRPLTSVLMDKNGITLDAGQGTVKVSGRQVDIDGTAGVSIGGRSVRVNGTSDVTVNGGLLAVLKARLIRIN, from the coding sequence GTGAGCGGATCCGAGCCCGGGGGCCGGTCGTTCGCGGCCGACCCGATCGTGGAGGCACCCGGCGAACTGCCCCAGATCTGGGCGGCGCAGCTGGTGAGCTGTGTGGTGGACGAGAACGTGGGCCTGCCGGACACGGCGCTGCTCACCTACCGCGACCCCGACCACGAGTTCCTGCGCGCCACCGGCATCACCATCGGCTCCCCGCTGCGGGTGTCGGTGATGACCGTGAAGGGGCAGGCGCGGGAACGGCTGTTCAACGGCGAGGTCACGGCCCTGGAGATCGACCGGGACCGCACCGGCTCGTTCACCGTCGTACGGGCCTACTCCAAGGCGCACCGCCTCCAGCGCGGCCGCAAGGTCGTGGCGTACCGGAACATGACGGCCGCCGCGATCGTCCGCAAGGTGGCCGCGGGCGCCGGACTGGCCGTCGGGAAGGTAGAGGCCGCGCCGGTGACGTACAAGCAGCTGTCCCAGGCGAACGTCTCCGACTGGGACTTCCTGCAGTTCCTCGCGGGCGAGAGCGGCGCGCAGGTGCGCGTCGACGACAAGGGGCTGCTCCAGTTCACCAAGCCCGTGAAGGCCTCCGGGGCGCCCGCCCCGTCGACTTCGTCGACGCGCAATCCGATGGTCCTGGAGTACGGGCGGAACCTCCTTGCCCTGCGCGCGTCGCTGTCGGCCGCCGACGGCGCCTCGAAGGTGCAGGTGCGCGGCTGGGACGTGACCACCAAGCGGCCGCTGGTCGCCGAGCAGCCGTCCGTGGTCAGCGACACGGTGGTACCGGGCCTCAGCCCCCAGTTCGCGGCCCGGTTCGGGAAGTCGGCCGTGGCCGTCACCGACACGCCCTACCGTACGCAGGCCGAGACCACGGCGGTCGCGAAGGCGGCGGCGGACCAGGTCAGCGCCGGTTTCGGCGAGCTGGAGGCGGTGGCCGAGGGGAACCCGATGCTGCGGGCGGGCAAGCCGGTGGCGCTCGGCAACGTGGGGCAGGCGTTCTCCGGCCGGTACACGGCGACGGCCGTGCAGCACGTCCTGGAGCCGCACGGCGGCTACCGCACCACCGTGTGGGTCAGCGCCAGCCCGGACCGTTCCCTGACCGGCCTGGTGACCGGCGCCAACGCGCCGGGACGCGGCCCGCGCATCCCCGGTCTGGCGATCGGCGTGGTGACGGACGTACGCGAGCCGAACGGCTCCCAACGCGGCGCGGTGCGCCTGAAGTTCCCCTGGCTGGACGACACGTACGTCACCGACTGGGTGCGCACCGTCCAGTGGGGCGGCAAGGGCGGCGGCGGCGTGGTGAGCCCCGAGGTCAACGACGAGGTGCTGGTCGGGTTCGAGCAGGGGCTGCTCGACAGTCCGTACGTCATCGGCGGGCTCTACAACGGCGTGGACCAGCCGTCACCGCACGACGTGCCGCTGATCGACAAGACCAGCGGCAAGGTCAACCGCCGTTCGGTGGTGTCGCGTTCGGGCCACCGCGTGGAGCTGCTGGACGCTGCGGCGCCGGGCCCCTCCGGGCTGCGGCTGGTGACCGGGGACGAGCGGCTCGAGGTACGCATGGACGACCGCCGGGACCGGATCGAGCTCACCGTCTACGCGGGGCGGAACCGTCCGCTGACCTCCGTCCTCATGGACAAGAACGGCATCACGCTGGACGCCGGGCAGGGCACCGTGAAGGTGTCCGGCCGCCAGGTGGACATCGACGGAACCGCCGGGGTCAGCATCGGCGGCCGGTCGGTTCGGGTGAACGGAACCTCGGACGTCACCGTCAACGGCGGCCTGCTCGCCGTCCTCAAGGCCCGGCTCATCCGGATCAACTGA
- a CDS encoding phage tail protein: MTDNIFATSVFFRLAIGGNDLGAFHTCSGMGAEVEMESYAEGGNNGFTWQLPGRVSWSNITLTRPVTADTAKIGRWLDETLRRVEPKDGEIVALRPDLSRIISWQVFGIVPVRWQGPSFDPANSEAAVESLEIAHAGLLPS, from the coding sequence ATGACGGACAACATCTTCGCGACAAGCGTGTTCTTCCGGCTGGCGATCGGCGGCAACGACCTGGGCGCCTTCCACACCTGCTCCGGCATGGGCGCCGAGGTCGAGATGGAGAGCTACGCCGAGGGCGGCAACAACGGCTTCACCTGGCAGCTCCCGGGGCGCGTGAGCTGGTCGAACATCACCCTCACCCGGCCCGTCACCGCCGACACGGCGAAGATCGGCCGCTGGCTGGACGAAACGCTGCGGCGGGTCGAGCCCAAGGACGGCGAGATCGTGGCACTGCGGCCCGACCTGAGCCGGATCATCAGCTGGCAGGTGTTCGGGATCGTCCCGGTGCGATGGCAGGGGCCGTCCTTCGACCCCGCCAACTCCGAGGCGGCGGTGGAGAGCTTGGAGATCGCCCACGCGGGTCTGCTGCCCTCCTGA
- a CDS encoding LysM peptidoglycan-binding domain-containing protein gives MASSARASRARAQLTLKEPPTSVGAKPGGTIAKLNLQFNPSTLQLGKTTEWRRSPSRMAGQSALPEFVGSGPRTLSLEVFLDATATHDNSVEQAVEKLMKACVPTPASLGRKKPASPWVRFEWGSARTTSFDGVLSNLSVSYTLFDVDGKPLRATCSLSIEEASVDPAGQNPTSGARTARSTHIVVAGDSLAMLAWHEYGDATAWRVIAEANRIDDPMALVPGTELVVPALRDRDDEEEQR, from the coding sequence ATGGCCTCATCGGCACGCGCCAGCCGCGCCAGGGCCCAGCTCACCCTCAAAGAGCCCCCGACCTCGGTCGGCGCCAAGCCCGGCGGGACGATCGCGAAGCTCAACCTCCAGTTCAACCCCTCGACCCTGCAGCTCGGCAAAACCACCGAGTGGCGGCGGTCCCCGTCCCGGATGGCGGGGCAGTCGGCGCTGCCCGAGTTCGTGGGCAGCGGGCCGCGAACCCTGAGCCTGGAGGTGTTCCTCGACGCCACCGCCACCCACGACAACTCGGTGGAGCAGGCGGTGGAGAAGCTGATGAAGGCGTGCGTGCCGACGCCGGCCAGCCTCGGCCGCAAGAAGCCGGCGAGCCCCTGGGTCCGCTTCGAGTGGGGCAGCGCGCGCACGACGTCGTTCGACGGGGTCCTGTCGAACCTGTCGGTGTCGTACACGCTCTTCGACGTGGACGGCAAGCCGCTGCGGGCCACCTGCTCGCTGTCCATCGAGGAGGCGAGCGTCGACCCGGCCGGCCAGAACCCGACCTCCGGGGCACGCACCGCCCGCAGCACGCACATCGTGGTGGCGGGCGACAGTCTGGCGATGCTGGCCTGGCACGAGTACGGCGACGCGACGGCCTGGCGGGTCATCGCGGAGGCCAACCGCATCGACGACCCGATGGCGCTCGTCCCCGGCACCGAGCTCGTGGTGCCGGCCCTGCGGGACCGCGACGACGAGGAGGAGCAGCGGTGA
- a CDS encoding DUF6760 family protein, giving the protein MTYALPRLKEEIAYIAYHFHWRRDEILDLTHGERQEWVTEIARINTRVNEGG; this is encoded by the coding sequence GTGACGTACGCCCTCCCCCGGCTCAAGGAGGAGATCGCGTACATCGCCTACCACTTCCACTGGCGGCGCGACGAGATCCTCGACCTGACCCACGGCGAGCGCCAGGAGTGGGTCACCGAGATAGCTCGTATCAACACCCGTGTGAACGAAGGCGGTTGA
- a CDS encoding phage tail protein, whose translation MAEGDALSTHIFGVQLGGYLVESIQEISGLTVEEEVVEVRQVSAEGKQIIRKQPGARQAGEVTITRGLDKSSEFTKWIKETLNNGAVDTARQNLTIEIKDSTGATVRRIQLMQGWASKWEGPSLKAGESAAATESVTIVFEEIIVE comes from the coding sequence ATGGCAGAGGGCGATGCTCTTTCCACCCATATCTTCGGCGTACAGCTCGGTGGTTACCTGGTCGAATCGATCCAGGAGATCAGCGGCCTGACCGTCGAGGAAGAGGTCGTCGAGGTCCGCCAGGTCAGCGCGGAGGGCAAGCAGATCATCCGCAAGCAGCCCGGCGCCCGCCAGGCGGGTGAGGTCACGATCACCCGGGGACTCGACAAGAGCAGCGAGTTCACCAAGTGGATCAAGGAGACCCTGAACAACGGGGCCGTCGACACCGCTCGGCAGAACCTCACCATCGAGATCAAGGACTCCACGGGCGCGACCGTCCGCCGCATCCAGCTGATGCAGGGCTGGGCCTCCAAGTGGGAGGGCCCCTCCCTCAAGGCCGGCGAATCCGCGGCGGCCACCGAGTCCGTGACCATCGTGTTCGAGGAGATCATCGTCGAATGA
- a CDS encoding zinc-ribbon domain-containing protein, with amino-acid sequence MRRRTVTAGNLEELLQVTAPTTAPEQAAAPPAAAAPAAREDHGLRTEFEFELPRGYVDEAGTVHRHGAMRLATARDELRPQIDLRVKENPAYLSVVLLSQVITRLGAITDVHAGIVERMYATDVAFLQDFYRRVNSEGHTRAAVTCPHCEGGFEVDLSGGRLGES; translated from the coding sequence ATGAGACGTCGTACGGTGACGGCGGGCAACCTGGAGGAGCTCCTCCAGGTCACGGCGCCCACGACGGCCCCGGAGCAGGCGGCGGCACCCCCGGCCGCCGCCGCTCCGGCGGCGCGCGAGGACCACGGACTGCGCACCGAGTTCGAGTTCGAGCTGCCGCGCGGGTACGTGGACGAGGCGGGCACGGTGCACCGGCACGGCGCGATGCGCCTGGCCACCGCCCGCGACGAGCTGCGCCCCCAGATCGATCTGCGGGTCAAGGAGAACCCGGCGTACCTGAGCGTGGTGCTGCTCAGCCAGGTGATCACCCGACTCGGCGCGATCACCGACGTGCACGCTGGGATCGTGGAGCGGATGTACGCGACCGACGTCGCGTTCCTCCAGGACTTCTACCGGCGCGTCAACAGCGAGGGGCACACCCGCGCGGCGGTGACCTGCCCGCACTGCGAAGGCGGCTTCGAGGTCGACCTGTCCGGTGGGCGCCTGGGGGAATCGTGA
- a CDS encoding GPW/gp25 family protein, with translation MSERFIGRGWAFPLRVGPTGGIAMVERERELEEAIRLVLGTAPGERPMRPEFGCGIHEYVFAPGDGDTAGRVAQQVREALERWEPRIAVDEVVVAFDSVEAGTLYIDVHYTVRTTNDRRNLVFPFYTIPSEEGAEEMVAD, from the coding sequence ATGAGCGAGCGGTTCATCGGACGCGGCTGGGCGTTCCCCCTGCGCGTCGGGCCGACCGGCGGGATCGCCATGGTCGAGCGGGAGCGGGAGCTGGAGGAAGCCATCCGGCTGGTCCTGGGCACCGCCCCCGGCGAACGGCCGATGCGGCCCGAGTTCGGCTGCGGCATCCACGAGTACGTCTTCGCCCCCGGCGACGGCGACACCGCCGGCCGGGTCGCCCAGCAGGTCCGCGAGGCCCTGGAGCGGTGGGAGCCCCGGATCGCGGTCGACGAGGTCGTCGTGGCCTTCGACTCCGTGGAGGCGGGCACCCTCTACATCGATGTGCACTACACGGTGCGCACCACCAACGACCGGCGCAACCTGGTCTTCCCCTTCTACACGATCCCCTCCGAGGAGGGGGCCGAGGAAATGGTCGCGGACTGA
- a CDS encoding helix-turn-helix transcriptional regulator, whose amino-acid sequence MPQPDNNGPDSSSRAGQRVTVAVYASDPILRVGVVHQLRQRPEIDLVDDADADDAQVSLVTVDSVDDETAALLYRLRHNSGTRTGLVVGTFESGDALQRAIECGVTAVLRRTEADQDRLLRLVLAIANGEGVLPGDLLAKLLDHVGSLQRSTLDPRAVSLSTLTPREADMLRLVSEGLDTAEIARKTSYSERTVKNVLHEVITRLQLRNRTHAVGYALRNGLI is encoded by the coding sequence ATGCCCCAGCCTGACAACAACGGACCCGACTCCTCGTCCCGCGCCGGCCAACGGGTCACCGTGGCCGTGTACGCATCGGACCCGATCCTGCGCGTCGGGGTCGTCCACCAGCTGCGCCAGCGACCGGAGATCGATCTCGTCGACGACGCCGACGCCGACGACGCGCAGGTGTCGCTCGTGACCGTGGACAGCGTGGACGACGAGACGGCCGCTCTGCTGTACCGGCTGCGGCACAACTCCGGCACACGCACCGGGCTCGTGGTCGGCACGTTCGAATCCGGGGACGCGCTCCAGCGCGCCATCGAATGCGGGGTCACCGCGGTGCTGCGGCGCACCGAGGCGGACCAGGACCGGCTCCTGCGTCTGGTCCTGGCGATAGCGAACGGCGAGGGCGTGCTGCCCGGTGACCTGCTCGCCAAGCTCCTCGACCACGTCGGCAGCCTGCAGCGTTCGACGCTCGACCCGCGCGCCGTGTCCCTGTCCACCCTGACCCCGCGCGAGGCGGACATGCTGCGCCTGGTGTCGGAGGGCCTGGACACCGCGGAGATCGCGCGCAAGACCTCGTACTCCGAACGGACCGTCAAGAACGTGCTGCACGAGGTCATCACGCGGCTGCAACTGCGCAACCGCACGCACGCGGTCGGCTACGCCCTGCGCAACGGGCTGATCTGA
- a CDS encoding phage tail sheath family protein, whose amino-acid sequence MPTYLTPGVYVEEVQSGARPIEGVGTAVAAFVGFAQSGPFHEPTLVTNWDQYSQHFGGFTEGTYLPHAVYGYFANGGGAAYVVRIGGSGQDASAPAATGGRPLTRAAEPAELGGFLVAARPGVTGVSVEIADADGENPPEDRFKVLVRQGEQVAETYEVSARKNVKGYLVTQARASKLIEVTEQRGASQTRPAAQTVALSDAPAAPAPAGHGDVSRLDPAEYVGDAAARTGFAGLETIDEITMVAVPDLMSAYQRGDIDAEGVRTVQLAVISHCEQMGDRVAVLDTPPGLSAQQVRTWRNDEAGYDSRYATLYYPWVRVFDPAAGHNTTVPPSGHIAGVWARSDAERGVHKAPANEVIRGAVDLELRLSKGEQDLLNPIGVNCVRAFPGRGIRIWGARTLSSDPAWRYLNVRRLFNYLEESILLGTQWVVFEPNDDRLWSSIRRNVTAFLTEEWRRGALFGRTAAEAFYVKCDRDNNPQESIDQGRVVCEIGVSPVKPAEFVVFRLAQFSDSTSLIDE is encoded by the coding sequence ATGCCGACGTACCTCACCCCGGGCGTGTACGTGGAGGAGGTGCAGTCCGGTGCTCGCCCGATCGAAGGGGTCGGCACCGCCGTCGCCGCGTTCGTCGGGTTCGCCCAGAGCGGCCCGTTCCACGAGCCCACCCTCGTCACCAACTGGGACCAGTACAGCCAGCACTTCGGCGGCTTCACCGAGGGCACCTATCTGCCCCACGCGGTCTACGGGTACTTCGCCAACGGCGGCGGCGCCGCGTACGTCGTCCGCATCGGCGGGTCCGGCCAGGACGCCTCCGCACCGGCCGCCACCGGCGGACGCCCCCTGACCCGCGCGGCGGAGCCGGCCGAGCTCGGCGGCTTCCTGGTCGCGGCCCGGCCCGGCGTCACCGGCGTATCCGTGGAGATCGCCGACGCGGACGGCGAGAACCCGCCCGAGGACCGCTTCAAGGTCCTGGTCCGCCAGGGCGAGCAGGTGGCCGAGACCTACGAGGTGTCCGCCCGCAAGAACGTCAAGGGCTACCTCGTCACCCAGGCCCGCGCCTCGAAGCTGATCGAGGTCACCGAGCAGCGGGGCGCGAGCCAGACCCGGCCCGCCGCCCAGACCGTGGCCCTGTCCGACGCCCCGGCCGCGCCCGCTCCGGCCGGCCACGGCGACGTGTCCCGGCTCGACCCGGCCGAGTACGTCGGCGACGCGGCCGCCCGTACCGGGTTCGCCGGCCTGGAGACCATCGACGAGATCACCATGGTCGCGGTGCCGGACCTGATGAGCGCCTACCAGCGCGGCGACATCGACGCCGAAGGCGTACGCACCGTGCAGCTCGCGGTGATCTCGCACTGCGAGCAGATGGGCGACCGGGTGGCCGTCCTGGACACCCCGCCCGGGCTCTCCGCGCAGCAGGTGCGCACCTGGCGCAACGACGAGGCGGGCTACGACTCCCGCTACGCCACCCTCTACTACCCGTGGGTGCGGGTCTTCGACCCGGCCGCCGGGCACAACACGACCGTCCCGCCGAGCGGCCACATCGCCGGTGTGTGGGCGCGCAGCGACGCCGAGCGCGGTGTGCACAAGGCTCCCGCCAACGAGGTGATCCGCGGCGCGGTGGACCTGGAACTGCGCCTGAGCAAGGGCGAGCAGGACCTGCTCAACCCGATCGGCGTGAACTGCGTACGGGCCTTCCCCGGCCGGGGCATCCGGATCTGGGGCGCCCGCACCCTCTCCTCCGATCCGGCCTGGCGCTACCTGAACGTGCGCCGCCTCTTCAACTACCTGGAGGAGTCCATCCTCCTGGGCACCCAGTGGGTGGTCTTCGAGCCGAACGACGACCGGCTCTGGTCGAGCATCCGGCGCAACGTCACCGCGTTCCTGACCGAGGAGTGGCGTCGTGGCGCGCTGTTCGGCCGCACGGCGGCTGAGGCGTTCTACGTCAAGTGCGACCGGGACAACAACCCGCAGGAGTCGATCGACCAGGGCCGCGTGGTCTGTGAGATCGGCGTGTCGCCGGTCAAGCCCGCCGAGTTCGTGGTCTTCCGGCTGGCTCAGTTCTCCGACAGCACCAGCCTCATCGACGAGTGA
- a CDS encoding ATP-binding protein: MTRTIQPTPVPPAPDPDPADTAPYLWTRLQIVEERVRQAVALRRAVDPDPDDPYRGQYLAPAAAARILDAPHDAALPPLGPAGPPPGSPLEVLATRFALAPLDLDLLLVALAPDLDARFERLYGYLNDDLTRRRPTVGLALELCGRTGAAAARFRLSPAAPLVAGGLLEVTEPERPPLSRVLAVPDRVTAHLLGDTSPDPRLAGVLGEAADDPAVDPAELHRAVAAAGSGTGHVHLRGSGDPVGLAAAALRACGLSPLALDAAALAHHTRNVPELARAAAREARLTGAGVLLGPVEELPDKPDERARVLRTLCTVLRGIPLFTYGAGGWEPAWAADTPVTLTVAAPSPDRHVVRWRHALERAAGEHGAAGEADALARSVSAHRLDAGQLRRAADTAVRTAALDGRPVSPDDLRTAVRAQNGAGLARLARRVEPAVGWDDLVLPAPTHRRLRELAVRARHRDQVLGQWGMRPGGGRGRGVIALFAGSSGTGKTMSAEVVAADLGMDLYVVDLSTVVDKYVGETEKNLERIFTEASAVDAVLLFDEADAIFGKRSEVKDSHDKHANMESAYLLQRMESFDGIAILTTNLRANLDEAFTRRLDVVADFPVPDATQRLALWERCLGDRLPRAGDLDLAFCADRFELAGGSIRACAVTAAYFAAASGEPLTMPQVVTAVAQEYRKLGRLLLEGEFGPYVDQVTHV; this comes from the coding sequence GTGACGCGGACCATCCAGCCCACGCCCGTACCCCCGGCCCCGGACCCGGACCCGGCCGACACGGCCCCGTACCTGTGGACCCGGCTCCAGATCGTCGAGGAGCGGGTGCGGCAGGCCGTGGCGCTGCGGCGCGCCGTCGATCCCGACCCGGACGACCCCTACCGGGGCCAGTACCTCGCCCCCGCGGCGGCCGCCCGCATCCTGGACGCACCGCACGACGCCGCCCTGCCCCCGCTCGGACCGGCCGGCCCCCCGCCCGGCTCGCCGCTCGAGGTCCTCGCCACGCGCTTCGCGCTGGCGCCGCTCGACCTGGACCTGCTCCTGGTCGCCCTGGCGCCGGACCTGGACGCCCGCTTCGAACGGCTCTACGGCTACCTCAACGACGACCTGACCCGCCGTCGGCCCACCGTCGGCCTCGCCCTCGAACTGTGCGGCCGCACCGGGGCGGCGGCCGCGCGGTTCCGGCTCTCCCCCGCCGCACCGCTCGTCGCGGGCGGTCTGCTGGAGGTCACGGAGCCCGAACGGCCGCCCCTGTCACGGGTGCTGGCCGTCCCGGACCGGGTCACCGCCCACCTGCTCGGCGACACCTCGCCCGACCCGCGGCTGGCCGGCGTGCTCGGCGAGGCCGCCGACGACCCGGCCGTCGACCCGGCCGAACTGCACCGGGCCGTCGCCGCGGCCGGCAGCGGCACCGGCCATGTCCACCTGCGGGGCAGCGGCGATCCCGTGGGCCTGGCCGCCGCCGCGCTGCGCGCGTGCGGGCTGAGCCCCCTGGCCCTGGACGCCGCGGCACTGGCCCACCACACCCGTAACGTGCCCGAGCTGGCCCGCGCCGCCGCCCGCGAGGCCCGCCTGACGGGCGCCGGTGTGCTGCTCGGGCCGGTGGAGGAACTGCCCGACAAGCCCGACGAGCGGGCCCGCGTACTGCGCACGCTGTGCACGGTGCTGCGCGGCATCCCCCTGTTCACGTACGGAGCGGGCGGCTGGGAACCCGCCTGGGCGGCCGACACCCCCGTCACCCTGACGGTGGCGGCCCCCTCCCCCGACCGGCACGTCGTGCGCTGGCGGCACGCGCTGGAGCGGGCCGCCGGGGAGCACGGCGCGGCAGGGGAGGCCGACGCGCTCGCCCGGTCCGTGTCCGCGCACCGCCTCGACGCCGGGCAGCTGCGGCGCGCCGCCGACACCGCGGTGCGCACGGCCGCACTCGACGGCCGCCCGGTCTCCCCCGACGACCTGCGGACCGCCGTACGGGCCCAGAACGGCGCGGGCCTCGCCCGCCTCGCCCGCCGGGTGGAGCCCGCGGTCGGCTGGGACGACCTGGTGCTGCCCGCCCCCACCCACCGCCGGCTGCGTGAACTCGCGGTGCGCGCCCGCCACCGCGACCAGGTGCTCGGGCAGTGGGGCATGCGGCCCGGCGGCGGGCGCGGGCGCGGGGTGATCGCGCTGTTCGCGGGTTCCTCCGGCACCGGAAAGACCATGTCCGCCGAGGTGGTGGCGGCCGACCTGGGCATGGACCTGTACGTGGTGGACCTGTCCACCGTCGTGGACAAGTACGTCGGCGAGACCGAGAAGAACCTGGAGCGGATCTTCACCGAGGCGTCGGCCGTCGACGCGGTGCTGCTGTTCGACGAGGCCGACGCGATCTTCGGCAAGCGCTCGGAGGTGAAGGACTCCCACGACAAGCACGCCAACATGGAGTCGGCCTACCTGCTCCAGCGGATGGAGTCCTTCGACGGCATCGCCATCCTGACCACCAACCTGCGGGCCAACCTCGACGAGGCGTTCACCCGCCGCCTGGACGTGGTCGCGGACTTCCCGGTACCCGACGCCACCCAGCGCCTGGCCCTGTGGGAGCGGTGCCTGGGCGACCGGCTGCCCCGGGCCGGCGACCTCGATCTCGCTTTCTGCGCAGACCGGTTCGAACTGGCCGGAGGCTCGATCCGGGCCTGCGCGGTGACCGCCGCCTACTTCGCGGCCGCATCGGGTGAGCCGCTGACCATGCCCCAGGTGGTGACGGCGGTCGCCCAGGAGTACCGCAAGCTCGGCCGGCTGCTCCTGGAGGGCGAGTTCGGGCCGTACGTGGACCAGGTCACGCACGTGTGA